The region CTTTTTATAGAACTCCGCGATGAATTCCTCTCCCACTCTCTTTATTCTGACGGTCATTCTGATTAGGAGAACCACCAGAAATCCCAGAAGAGGAAGGATGATCAATATGACTCTGCGCCTCATGGAGAATAATTTCTGAACTGAATTCCGTATAAATGATGATAGATTCCCTTCTCGTCCCATAATTTGCGATGGGTACCGGATTCAAAGATTCTTCCGTTTTCCATGACCAGAATCAGTGTAGCGTTCTGGACGGTCGACAAACGATGTGCAATTACAAACGTCGTCCGGTTTTTCATCAAGAGCTGAAGAGCCTGCTGAACCATGAATTCCGATTCGGAATCAAGCGACGATGTGGCTTCGTCAAGTATTAAAATTGGCGCGTTCTTCAACAACGCCCGCGCGATGGCAAGGCGTTGTCTCTCACCTCCCGATAGATTCATTCCTCTCTCTCCGACGAGCGTATCATAGCCTTCAGGAAGTTTCTGAACAAAATGATCGGCGTAACCCATTTGCGACGCCATTTTCATTTCATTTTCGGTCACACTTTTGAGACCATAGGAAATATTTTCTCTGATCGTCGTATCAAACAAGACAACGTCCTGACTGACAATCGCGATCTGTTGTCTCAGGGAGGTCAGCGTAAAATCCTTGATATTAATTCCGTCGATTTCAATAGTGCCTCCGGTTGGCTCATAGAATCTGGGAATGAGATTGACCAGCGTCGATTTTCCGCTTCCGCTCTCACCCACGAGCGCGATGATATCCCCGGGATTGGCCTTTACATTGATATGATGCAGAGCAGCAGTTTGGCCGCCCTCATACTGAAATGAAACATCCTTAAATTCGATGGAGCGTTCAACTGATTTCAGGACTATCTTCCCGCTCTCCTTTTGATATTCTGTCGGGGTCTCCAGTATTTTAAAAAGACGTTCGGCTGACGCCAGGGATTGCTGAATATTATTGAATGTCATACTGAGATTCTTGGCAGGTGTATACATAAAGAGAGAAGCTGTCATAAAAGAAAAAAAGGTGCCCGGTGTCGTCACGCCCTGAATGACTTGCAATCCTCCGTACCAGATAATAAAAGCAACTCCGACACCACCGAAAAACTCCATCAATGGAGATGTCGTTTCCATAATTTGTACTCTTTTCATGATATTTCTAAAAAACTGGAAGCTCTTTTCATCAAATCGTTTCTTTTCCTTTTCCTCGGTTCCAAAGGCCTTGATCAATCGGATTCCACCCAGCGTTTCCTGCAGTACCATCGTCAGATCAGCGATCTTTTCCTGA is a window of Nitrospirota bacterium DNA encoding:
- the msbA gene encoding lipid A export permease/ATP-binding protein MsbA, translated to MNHYFKLIAYVKPYWRRLVFAALFAVGVSLLTALYAWLVRPVLDGIFINRNEQLLFVVPLAILGTSFAKGICTYGQSYLMYYVGNRVIMDLRGKVYDHLLKMPLEFHNKTASGELMSNIMNDVAVLQNMLSVGIKDLFQQSLTLIALAGVILYQNWKLAFFAIIVLPFAYYPLFKFGRKLRDTSRKGQEKIADLTMVLQETLGGIRLIKAFGTEEKEKKRFDEKSFQFFRNIMKRVQIMETTSPLMEFFGGVGVAFIIWYGGLQVIQGVTTPGTFFSFMTASLFMYTPAKNLSMTFNNIQQSLASAERLFKILETPTEYQKESGKIVLKSVERSIEFKDVSFQYEGGQTAALHHINVKANPGDIIALVGESGSGKSTLVNLIPRFYEPTGGTIEIDGINIKDFTLTSLRQQIAIVSQDVVLFDTTIRENISYGLKSVTENEMKMASQMGYADHFVQKLPEGYDTLVGERGMNLSGGERQRLAIARALLKNAPILILDEATSSLDSESEFMVQQALQLLMKNRTTFVIAHRLSTVQNATLILVMENGRIFESGTHRKLWDEKGIYHHLYGIQFRNYSP